The sequence tgcgacctactttttccttgcgtttattttcagatttattaaaccaaaaatataaaaataccttgctgtaatttattcttatttattttatttggcgttcgatctatcaatctactacaaattacctcacgtcctttgcctatcttgaggcgccgtcccccgaaagggattgacaacccctttaacacgtcgggttgcgaggtgttgttatttgtgtgcaagggttgtttacgttgtgttgcaaTAAGCAGAGCGTTGCATACGTGTTGGCGGCATCTGCGTCCATGTGCTCGTTAGCAACGCTGGACCCGTCGACCAATGTTGCCAGTGTTGATGGATAAAGAAGGCAATCACATGTCAGATTTGTCGTCGAGACCGTGAGTGGCGCGTGTGCCATTCTTCTGCCTTGTTTTGTAACCTGCTCTTCGTGTGGTGATGCTACTCAATCTGCTCTCCACGGCGAGGCAATTTTTGGCATCGTGTTTCTTTGTAGTTTGTCGAGTTCTTTTTTTAAGCCATGGTAGAGTTTTTAGTGTATTTATGTTTTTGTTGTATCTTGAGACGTTCTCATTGTCGAGGCGGGGTATTTTTCTTCAACTTAGGTCGAACGGACGAAAAATCCTGAGAAACGCACCGTCCTTTATTAGCGTGTATAAATCTGATGTAATTAGGTCTGACATGCAATAGACTATAGTTGATACAAAGCAAAAAGTATAAAATGTGCACATAAAATCTATATTGTTTTCCATGGATCAATGATTTCACATCCTGGTCACCAACACAATATTGAAAAGCATGCCTCACATAATCAGTTTCGTGAAGATCTCATTGAGCATTAATGACAGCTACATGAAAAACAGTGTGTTCATGTTTTTTTAATCAATAATAATTTACTTGGACAATTTTGTTTCCCTGGATTACTTCTTAACTTAAATTGCTTGTTTGTTTAACTAAGCTAGATCAAATTAGTAATGTTGTGGAATTTTTTGATGTTGAAACATGCAAATACCATGAGCGGAACCACAAGGTGTTCAAGAACAAGTCCCAATTATCAACTGCCAAGGGCATCAAAATGTCATGATCGGAAACGGGTAGGTAGCGATATATACAGTGCAATGAACAAATGGTGTGTGGTTGAGTGCCGCTTTGTCCAATACTCTTGTAACAGAACTGTTTCTACTATATTATTAGACACACAGATCTTTTACGGGTTCTTAGAGAAATTCATTGGTTCCTTTGCCTATACCACTTCTTTGCCTTGGGTGACATGTGCTGTGAAGAATGATTTTAAGAACATTATCATAAATTAATAGTATATGGGATGGCGTTTATataaagaaagaaaatgaaaatgtTCTTCTACTCCTGAGTTCAAATGAGCTCGGACCTCGGATGAACAATGAAAtcgaatgaaaataaaaaaaaaatctgATTATTTTGTGTGGTAACCTTTgacaaaaaatttctatgcttgaattttttttgccacgaaatgacatttgtggaagtcatggcaaaaaataaaacaaaatcagTACTCCAAAATGATTCCAAAAATAGCATTTTTGGAGTATCAACTTTATATTTTTTTCACGACTTCCAGAAATTTTCATTCATGATAAATTTTTGTACGCACATAGACATTTGTCAAAGGATATCACAAAAAATATCAGAATTTTTAATCCTTTTAACTATATTTTTTGATTTCACTGTTCATCATAAGCATTTGACCTCGGGTGCAAATACTTCCCGTCCAAATACTTCTCGTCCCGTGGCACAAAAAAAGGCGCGCTCCTGCTCGCTCACCGCTCCCAACACCACAACCGTCTTCGGGGTTTGATCACTTCGAACGGGCGGAGCCAGAATGATATTCGGCCTGTTACCAGCTCATTTCTCATTCCCACAACACTAACAAGCTGGCCCATGACAGCCCAGTTAGTCCGTCACAGCACGGCCCGGCGACGCTATTTCACTGACGTTGCGGTCCTACTGCGTGACCAAACGAATCCAACGGCCCAGACGCGCCCCCATCCCCCATCCCGACCGTCCACCCTATAGGGTAATCAAACCACAAAGCCCGTGCCGCACCCTATATATtgctccctcttcctcctcgtcgaacCCTAGCCCAGCTGCCCACCCAttcccctcaccgccgccgccgccactgcgccgctgccgccgccgagaTGGGTCGCGTGATCCGCGCTCAGCGTAAGGGTGCGGGCTCCGTCTTCAAGTCCCACACCCACCACCGCAAGGGCCCCGCCCGGTTCAGGTCGCTCGACTTCGGCGAGCGCAACGGGTACCTCAAGGGCGTCGTCACCGATGTCATCCACGACCCGGGGCGTGGTGCGCCGCTGGCCAAGGTGACCTTCCGCCACCCGTTCAGGTACAAGCACCAGAAGGAGCTCTTCGTCGCCGCCGAGGGTATGTACACCGGCCAGTTCGTCTACTGCGGACGCCGCGCCACCCTCTCCGTCGGCAACGTCCTCCCGCTCCGCTCCGTTCCTGAGGGAGGCGTCATCTGCAACGTCGAGCACCACGTCGGCGACCGCGGTGTCTTCGCCAGGGCATCCGGTGACTACGCCATCGTCATCAGCCACAACCCCGACAACGGCACCTCAAGGTACTGTTCCCTTTCCTCTCAACCCTCTCTCTAAAGTACATGACTATGGTTAGATCTGACGTTCTCCTGCTAGTAACTGTCATTAGATTTGATGTATGTGATTCGCGGTAGGAAATGATTAAATGCTCATAGTTCGATCTGAATATATGTTCGTTCACTGCTTCTGATATGTGTGATTTAGATACTCTTTAATTGATTAGAAGCGTCATATGTTTGTTAATCTATCAAAGACAAATTCGTAGGAACTCATTCTGTCTTTGAGCCTTGAAATGTCTCCTGTTCATCTTATAATCTACAACTGTTACGATATGCTTGCTCTTCTGTTATCCTAGAACTGTACACGATATGCTTTCTTCTGTTAACTTTGAACTTGGCATGACATGCTTTCTCTTCTGTTATCTTGAACTGGACATGCATCTTGTAATTCTGTAAACATTAAACCAGAGACATGCGATCTCTAACTGTATTATCCTGCTTCTGTCTTCAGATTGGCCTACTGTGCTTTAAGAATTATGATCACTAGCGTTTACTTAGATGTGGACCATTTCTTACTATCAGTTCTTGTCAGTACAAGATCATATGTGTATCTTCGGTTATTTTGCCCGATGGCCTCATGCTTTTGATGAATTCTTCAGCTGTACAAATATCTGTACACAGTTACTCATTTTCTGTTTATGTAGGATCAAGCTCCCCTCTGGTGCCAAGAAGATTGTCCCAAGCAGCTGCCGTGCCATGATTGGTCAGGTTGCTGGTGGTGGCAGGACTGAGAAGCCAATGCTCAAGGCTGGTAACGCCTACCACAAGTACCGTGTGAAGAGGAACTCGTGGCCTAAGGTGCGTGGTGTGGCCATGAACCCTGTGGAGCATCCCCACGGAGGAGGTAACCACCAGCATATTGGTCACGCTTCCACTGTCCGCCGTGATGCACCACCTGGCCAGAAGGTTGGTCTCATCGCTGCTAGGAGGACTGGTCGTCTCAGAGGCCAGGCTGCCGCCTCTGCTGCCAAGGCCGACAAGGCCACTTAGAGCTATCATTGCTGTTTATCTATGGTTGCTGCCTCTAGATTACCTGTCAAGGACATGTATTGCAGTATGGATGTCGTTTTTGCTCGGTACTTTGGTAACCTGGTGATGTTTGTTATCAGTTTTCGCTGTCGTGGTCTGGATTCTTCGGTCCACATAAAGAAGATTATGCTTGGATATTTGGTTGTCCAGTTACTTGAGTTAGCCCCTGGTGCTTATTTTTGTTTATTGTTTCTGTTTTAGTTTAGCTCTATTGGTGGATCTATAAACTTGTTTGGTTGAATCAAACGTATAGCAGCAGTATGTTTGCTTCTATCTGATGTTTCTTTGGAATTTTAACCTTAGAGTTTATATATAAATACCTGCTTTTTACATCACTTGTCCAAAATCACCCGTCCAACAAGCTGAGCTAAATGTAAATTTGTTCGGAGGACGTGGTGAGGTAAAATGGCTGCCCACCGGCGAACGCTAACTGCCTCTAggtacttagagcatctccagccgttggcccgcCTGGGGTCGAGGAGGCAAAATTGTCTCTGGGGCCGGTTGGCCACCCAGCCGTTGCCTCCAGGGAAAACGATATCGGCGTCAATTCTTCATGAATAATTCAACAAATAGAAAATTAAATAGTTCATCATATAGTTCGGCGTGTTTTTGCcttcatagttcatcacagaaaatcaataaaaatcaaatagttcaataacaaatagttcaatacaaattatataattTAACAAATAAAAACTTATATTTCATTACACGTCGTCcccggcgtcgcccttgagccttCATAGGTGCTTCCCCACATCgtgttgcagttcttgatgcaTCTATGGGTCtcagatctcctgacgcatattaaggtaggcagtccaggttgccggtagctggtgatcaacttgggcaagaggatcctgcctgtaatatggttctGTGTCAAACACTGGTTCTttctgctcgctctcaatgatcatgttgtgcaagatgacacaacaagtcatgatctcccatatttgatctttcaaccaggtctgagcagggtaccggacaacaacAAATCGATTGGAG comes from Triticum aestivum cultivar Chinese Spring chromosome 5B, IWGSC CS RefSeq v2.1, whole genome shotgun sequence and encodes:
- the LOC123110702 gene encoding 60S ribosomal protein L8, translated to MGRVIRAQRKGAGSVFKSHTHHRKGPARFRSLDFGERNGYLKGVVTDVIHDPGRGAPLAKVTFRHPFRYKHQKELFVAAEGMYTGQFVYCGRRATLSVGNVLPLRSVPEGGVICNVEHHVGDRGVFARASGDYAIVISHNPDNGTSRIKLPSGAKKIVPSSCRAMIGQVAGGGRTEKPMLKAGNAYHKYRVKRNSWPKVRGVAMNPVEHPHGGGNHQHIGHASTVRRDAPPGQKVGLIAARRTGRLRGQAAASAAKADKAT